A window of Syntrophorhabdaceae bacterium genomic DNA:
CCCGCCGTTTTCGTGTTCACCGCCCTGTGTGTTTTTGCGATAGCGTACAGGTTCTACGGCCTCTTCATAGCACGGAAGGTGTTGCGGGTGGACCCGTCCCGGCCGGCGCCGTCCGTTACGATGGCCGACGGCCTCGACTACCACAAAACGAACCGCTTCGTCCTCTTCGGCCATCATTTCGCGGCGATAGCGGGAGCGGGGCCGCTTACGGGGCCTGTCCTCGCCGCCCAGTTCGGCTTTCTGCCCGGCGCTCTGTGGATCCTGATAGGGGCCGTGGTGGGGGGCGCCGTGCATGATATCGTCGTGCTCTTCGCCTCCGTCCGGCACAGAGGGGAGAGTCTCGCCGTTATCGCCAGAAGCGAGATCGGAAAGACCGCGGGCACGGTTTCTTCTGTTGCGTTTCTCCTGATTCTCATTCTCACCATCGCCGGCGCGTCGATCGCCATGACGAACGCCCTTGCCGAGAGCCCCTGGGGGATGCTCGTGGTGGCCACCACGATACCCGCCGCCCTGATCATGGGCGTCATCATGCGAAGGCCCGGGAACAAGGCCGTGATCATCGCAAGTGTCGTCGGCGTCGCCATATTGTTCTCGGCCGTGTTCTTCGGGAGGTTCGTTGCCGAATTCCCTGAACTGGCATCCCTTTTCAGGCTGAGCAAGAAACAAATATCCCTGCTCCTGCCGGTCTACGCATTCGCCGCCTCGGTGCTGCCCGTATGGCTCCTTCTCGCCCCCAGGGATTACCTCTCCACCTTTCTGAAGGTTGTCACCATCGCTGCCCTCACCGTGGGGATCCTTTTCCTGCACCCGACTTTCCGGATGCCGGCATTTACCCAGTATGTCCACGGAGGCGGCCCGGTCGTCCCGGGAGGTGTCTTCCCCTTTCTCTTCATAACCATCGCCTGCGGAGCGATCTCCGGGTTCCACGCGACGATTGCCTCGGGGACGACGCCGAAGATGCTGGCGAGCGAAAAGGACATCCTCTTCGTCGGGTACGGTGCCATGCTCTTTGAAGGCGTCGTCGCCATGATGGCCCTCGTGGCGGCCTGTGTCCTCGTGCCGGCCGATTATTTCGCAATCAATTCGTCCGCCGAAATGTACTCAAAACTGGGCATGAAACCTTTCGATCTCCCCTGGCTTTCCAGCATGATCGAGGAACAGCTCCAGGGCAGGCCGGGAGGGTCCGTGTCGCTCGCGGTGGGAATAGCCTTCATATTTTCGAAGATTCCCGCCATGGACAAACTGATCTCCTACTGGTACCACTTTGCCATAATGTTCGAGGCCGTCTTCATCCTCACCCTCATCGACGCGGGGACGAGGGCCGGGAGATTCCTCCTGCAGGAAATGGCCGGCGTCTTTTTCCCCAGGTTCAACAACCACAACTGGCTTCCGGGGATGATGGCGACGGGACTGGTTTTCACCTTCATGTGGGGCTACCTGCTGTATACGGGATCGATATCGACGATCTGGCCGCTCTTCGGGATCAGCAACCAGCTCCTGGCCGCCTGTGCCCTGATCATCGCAAGTACGATGCTGGTTCGCCTCGGCAGGGAAAAATACATATGGATAACCCTGATTCCCGGGATCGTCATGGCAATCATTACCCTCTGGGCCGGGTACATCAATATAACAGCCAATTACCTGCCGAACGGCCTCTACCTGCTTGCTTTTTTGTGCGCCGTCATCATGCTCCTCATCCTTATCATCATGGTTTCCGCTGGCATACGGACAAGAAGGCTTCTTAACATCAAAGACATGGTGACCGACACATGGGGGGATCGTGTACTCGTCAGGGTCGACGATGAGAATCCGCACCTCGGGAAGTAAGAGAACGCTCTGGGCCTTTCTTGTCTTCGTCATGTGCATCATGGCGGGAGGCGGATCGGGCGCAGCCTCGAACTTCATCACCAGCACGGAGCACGACCCTGTTTTTATCGGTGAGAAAAGCGAGATCGAGATCGGAAAGAACACCGACGGCCAGCTGCGGCAGCAGTACCGCATATCGACGGACCGGCAGCTGAACCAGCGAATAGGCGACATCGGCCGGAGGCTCGCAGCCCGTTCCGGCAGAAAGGGCCTGAACTATACCTTTACCGTCATCGACGATGAACTGGTAAATGCCTTTGCGGCCCCCGGCGGATATATCTACATCACCACCGGCATATTGAAGAAGCTCAAGGACGATCAGGAGATCGCAGGCGTACTGGGCCACGAGATAGGCCACGTCGTCAACAAGCACTCCCTGAAGGCCATTCAGCGCCAGATGCTGGCCCAATTGGGTTTTCAGATCATGGGCGCCATGCTCGGCGATGAAGGCATTTCCGGTACCATACTTCTCAAGGCCACAGAGATCAGCGCCAGCCTGTTGATGCTCAAGAACTCGCGGGAAAACGAACTGCAGGCCGACGCCGAAGGGGTAAAGATCATGCACCTCGCCGGCTACAATCCGCGGGCCATGATCGACATCCAGAAAATGTTCCTCAAGATGTCCCAGGGCAAGAATCCCCCCGCGATCATCTCCACCCATCCGCCTTCACAGGAGAGGATCGACGCGATCGAGAAAGCCATAGACACCGTGGAGTAACCTGTTTTCACTTCAGACCTTTGTCTTTCCAGTACGTGGTTGACTTTCCACGCGGCATCGTGTAGCAATTATGTGGGGTTGCGATAGACTAACAATATTGGCAGGGGGATATCGATGGAAGAGAATTGCACGGTGTCACGCTATTTGCTCAGCCGCCTTCATGAGATCGGCGTCAGGCATGTCTTTGGGGTTCCCGGGGATTACGTCCTCGATTTTCTGGACGAGGTTGTTGCCAGCCCCATTGAATGGGTGGGGACCTGCAATGAGCTGAACGCCGGTTATGCGGCAGACGGGTATGCCCGGATGAACGGCGTCGGTGCCGCGGTTGTGACGTACGGGGTGGGGGGCTTGAGCATTCTCAATGCCGCAGCGGGGGCCTTTGCCGAACATGTGCCCCTTGTCATCATCAGCGGTGCCCCGCCGGCGGGGCGCAGGGAAGCGGGAGCGCTCGTGCATCACCTCGTCTCCAATTATTATCTCCAACTGGAAATATTCAGGAAAATGACCGCCGATGCGGCCATACTGACGGACCCCGGCACCGCTCCCGATGAGATCGACAGGGTGATCGGAAACTGCATCACCCGGAAGCTGCCCGTTTACCTGGAGATCCCCTCCGACATCACGCACGCACCA
This region includes:
- a CDS encoding carbon starvation protein A translates to PAVFVFTALCVFAIAYRFYGLFIARKVLRVDPSRPAPSVTMADGLDYHKTNRFVLFGHHFAAIAGAGPLTGPVLAAQFGFLPGALWILIGAVVGGAVHDIVVLFASVRHRGESLAVIARSEIGKTAGTVSSVAFLLILILTIAGASIAMTNALAESPWGMLVVATTIPAALIMGVIMRRPGNKAVIIASVVGVAILFSAVFFGRFVAEFPELASLFRLSKKQISLLLPVYAFAASVLPVWLLLAPRDYLSTFLKVVTIAALTVGILFLHPTFRMPAFTQYVHGGGPVVPGGVFPFLFITIACGAISGFHATIASGTTPKMLASEKDILFVGYGAMLFEGVVAMMALVAACVLVPADYFAINSSAEMYSKLGMKPFDLPWLSSMIEEQLQGRPGGSVSLAVGIAFIFSKIPAMDKLISYWYHFAIMFEAVFILTLIDAGTRAGRFLLQEMAGVFFPRFNNHNWLPGMMATGLVFTFMWGYLLYTGSISTIWPLFGISNQLLAACALIIASTMLVRLGREKYIWITLIPGIVMAIITLWAGYINITANYLPNGLYLLAFLCAVIMLLILIIMVSAGIRTRRLLNIKDMVTDTWGDRVLVRVDDENPHLGK
- a CDS encoding M48 family metallopeptidase; this translates as MRIRTSGSKRTLWAFLVFVMCIMAGGGSGAASNFITSTEHDPVFIGEKSEIEIGKNTDGQLRQQYRISTDRQLNQRIGDIGRRLAARSGRKGLNYTFTVIDDELVNAFAAPGGYIYITTGILKKLKDDQEIAGVLGHEIGHVVNKHSLKAIQRQMLAQLGFQIMGAMLGDEGISGTILLKATEISASLLMLKNSRENELQADAEGVKIMHLAGYNPRAMIDIQKMFLKMSQGKNPPAIISTHPPSQERIDAIEKAIDTVE